The following DNA comes from bacterium.
CGCCTACGCCCAATCCAGCTGCGATATTAATTTTTTTGAATTGATAGTATAACTCAGGCATTACTGCTATGCTCATATCGCCGAAGCCTACTCCGCCACTGTCCGACAACATCGCTTTCCACGGACCTTCTGTGTCCCAGTAGCCGAGAGTGAATACCCCGCCAAGTCTCAGGAAATAATTTATCGTGCCGAAACCCGAGATGCGCATGGCTATCATTCGCTTACTTCTTATTGGAAAGTCTTTCTCCTCGGCAGTAACGAACGCGGAGTCATTGTCGACAGAACGATTGAGGTAGAAAAAACCACCTCCACCACTTGCGCCGAGAGCAAGGCCAAAAAGCATGATGAAACACATAGCCAAAAACAGTTTATCCCTCATGATGCCTTCCCCCTAATTTTTTTATAAGATATTACCAACGGTGTTTTAATCAAAGCGAATTATTATGGCAGCCACTCGTTATCGACAAGTTTGCCATTGTTTCCCACAACATAATAATTTGCCGCGAAGGGATTGCATCGGGTTAACCTGTCCGCGGTGATAATAAACGCCGAAAGTGGATTGCGTTTTTTGAACGCAAGTGTTGAGAATTTTGAGCAGCTAATTTCGAACTGACATTCCTGGGCATCCTGCGTCGTTATGAATTTCTGGTATATTGCAAGCGCACCAAGGGCAGCAACGCTCGCGCCGTTTAACCATTGCGGCTCGATGTCGGAATCGGTTAGCTCGCTTTTTCCTTTATTTTCCGATACTGTATTTCCATTCGCCAAAAAAGTTTCCATAAGCATTGTTATAGCTTGTTTCCAACTTTTCTCGTTGAACATTTCAGCATCTTTTTGAGCATTGGTCATTCCGCCGAAGTAATATCTGCTCCACCCCATGACGAAAACGAAAGCGGACTCAGTGATGTAGCCCCTAATAAGTGGTGATATGGTCAGGTAGCCAAGGACACCGTTAATAAGGGCTGAGTTTAGCCCGCCAGCGATGTTTCCAGCGTAAATCTGGCCCAAACCTGGAATTATTCCTGAAAGCCACCTCGCCAGAAATGGGGAACGGGCGTCGAATTCCTTTGAATGAAGGTCGAGCCAGCGCTTAATGCCGTATGCCCGCGATGCATAGAATGGGTTTCTCACCGACGAGTTCGCAACATAGCTGAAGTCCTCGCACGCTCTTTTCAGATTGCCCGCGAGCAAGTGAAACCAGCCTCGCCAGAAAAGTGTCTCAAACCTGTTTTCGGGGAAGTCGCGATTTAGCTCATCGAGAACATAGATTCCGTTTTCCACACCCGAATGCATCATAACGGCAAGAGCCGATAGAAGCTTGGCACGATAGGCTACATCGTTTTCCGTTGTTGTCAGCGCAAGTTTTCCAAGCACATGCTCAGCAGCTTTGAATTTTCCAGCTCTTATAAGAGCCAATGCCCGCTGGTATTTTGCGTAGTCGCCCGTTCGCGTCATCGGATAGAGCCAGCCGATAATTTGATATTCCTGCTGTGCTGCATCGAATTCGCCCATGGAAAAAAGCGAATCAGCAAATTCAGTTTCCCAAGGTGGTTCGATGGGGTTATCGAATGCAGGAGTGGAAAGTGCTCGCTCAAAAAAAGCCAAAACTAATGAGGTATCCTGCCCAAAACAAATGCTCAGGGCAATCATAATAAAGCTGATTTTAGAGAAGCTTTTCATTTGAATCCATATCCTAATGCGAAACTTATTGTAGCCCCGAGGTTTCTGGTTTGGCTTGCGCATCCTATAAGTTCGAATCCTTTGACTTTTTGCGCAACGCCAAGTGAAAATGTCCGCCC
Coding sequences within:
- the yidD gene encoding membrane protein insertion efficiency factor YidD, which codes for MIALSICFGQDTSLVLAFFERALSTPAFDNPIEPPWETEFADSLFSMGEFDAAQQEYQIIGWLYPMTRTGDYAKYQRALALIRAGKFKAAEHVLGKLALTTTENDVAYRAKLLSALAVMMHSGVENGIYVLDELNRDFPENRFETLFWRGWFHLLAGNLKRACEDFSYVANSSVRNPFYASRAYGIKRWLDLHSKEFDARSPFLARWLSGIIPGLGQIYAGNIAGGLNSALINGVLGYLTISPLIRGYITESAFVFVMGWSRYYFGGMTNAQKDAEMFNEKSWKQAITMLMETFLANGNTVSENKGKSELTDSDIEPQWLNGASVAALGALAIYQKFITTQDAQECQFEISCSKFSTLAFKKRNPLSAFIITADRLTRCNPFAANYYVVGNNGKLVDNEWLP